CTGGACAAGCAGCAAAAAGAGTGGGTTACCGGCCACCTGTACGTGCAGGGGGTAATCCGCCGCGCCGAAGATATAAAGTCGCTGGTCATCAAGAACCACATCGCGGACGTTACCCTGGGGCGCGTGTATAAACCGCGCCCCCCGTCCGTAATAGAGTCCACCCTTAACGCGGACAAAGAGGACGTTTTCAACTGCGTGCGCGCGGTACTGAAATCCCCCGTCTTCGCGGAAACGGAGGGCGTCCACTCCGCCGGGCTTTTCCTACACGGCAAAGAGGCGGTCTGCATCGCGGAGGACATCGGGCGGCACCATGCCCTGGATAAAGTAATCGGCGCCGCCATCCTCCAGGGCGTGCCCCTGTCCGAATGCCTGGCGGCCTCCACCGGGCGCATGGCGCTGGAAATGGTCAATAAAATCTGCCGCGCCGGCATCCCCATCGTGGCCACCAAAGCGGCCGTGACGGACCAGGGGGTGGCTATCGCCAGAAAGTACGGCGTGACGGTCATCGGCTTCGTGCGGGAGGCCGGCTCCAAGCTGAATACGGACATGAACGTGCGCGTTTTCCAAGAGTCCGTCATGAAAATCTACTGCGGCGCGGAGCGGGTGCTCTATAAATGATGCCGCGTT
This sequence is a window from Dehalococcoidales bacterium. Protein-coding genes within it:
- a CDS encoding formate dehydrogenase accessory sulfurtransferase FdhD translates to MNNKILKKVELTRLNSGKTLVSENVIRESPLTVRINGKHYTSVMFLDKQQKEWVTGHLYVQGVIRRAEDIKSLVIKNHIADVTLGRVYKPRPPSVIESTLNADKEDVFNCVRAVLKSPVFAETEGVHSAGLFLHGKEAVCIAEDIGRHHALDKVIGAAILQGVPLSECLAASTGRMALEMVNKICRAGIPIVATKAAVTDQGVAIARKYGVTVIGFVREAGSKLNTDMNVRVFQESVMKIYCGAERVLYK